From the Phyllostomus discolor isolate MPI-MPIP mPhyDis1 chromosome 7, mPhyDis1.pri.v3, whole genome shotgun sequence genome, one window contains:
- the BTD gene encoding biotinidase has protein sequence MSGASQPLALLLCGCYAAALGVHTGERSVAESRNTGYYVAAVYEHQLIQSPDPLALVSRRQALELMNQNLDIYEEQVMTAARKGVQIIVFPEDGIHGFNFTRTSIYPFLDFMPSPRVVRWNPCLEPRRFDDTEVLQRLSCMAARGRMFLVANLGTKQPCQSSDPRCPVDGRYQFNTDVVFSSNGTLVDRYRKYNLYFEAAFDTPFQADHVTFDTPFAGKFGVFTCFDVLFFQPAVSLLRDPEVKHIVFPAAWMNQLPLLAAIQIQSAFAMAFGVNFLAANIHQPSLGMTGSGIHSPLKSVWHHDMEHVTGHLIIAQVARNPQRLVGTENATDTVDPSHSKFLKILAGDPYCERDSQEVLCDGATRWNMNAPPTFHSEMMYDNFTLVPVWEKEGSLRVCANGLCCYLLYQRPTLSEELYALGVFDGLHTVHGTYYVQVCALVKCGGLGFDTCGQEITEATGMFDFHLWGNFSTPYIFPLLLTSGMTLETPDRLGWENDHYFLRKSRLSSGLVTAALYGRLYERDSGEWGPGAGHRVDSPKLTQATAHSTGTTSAHPGSFGKK, from the exons ATGTCTGGAGCCAGCCAGCCCCTCGCCCTTCTCCTCTGCGGCTGTTATGCGGCGGCCCTGGGAGTCCACACGGGGGAGCGCAGCGTGGCTGAAAGCCGCAACACTGGCTATTACGTGGCCGCAGTGTACGAGCACCAGCTGATCCAGAGTCCGGACCCTCTAGCTCTCGTCAGCCGCAGGCAGGCCTTGGAGCTGATGAACCAGAACCTCGACATCTATGAAGAGCAAGTGATGACTGCCGCCCGAAAG GGTGTACAGATTATAGTGTTTCCGGAAGACGGCATCCATGGATTCAACTTTACGAGAACATCCATTTACCCCTTTTTGGACTTCATGCCGTCTCCCCGGGTGGTCAGGTGGAACCCGTGCCTGGAGCCCCGTCGATTCGACGACACGGAG GTCCTCCAGCGCCTGAGCTGCATGGCCGCGAGGGGGCGCATGTTCCTGGTCGCCAATCTCGGGACGAAGCAGCCATGTCAGAGCAGTGACCCCCGCTGCCCCGTGGATGGAAGATACCAGTTTAACACAGACGTCGTGTTCAGCAGCAATGGAACCCTCGTAGACCGCTACCGCAAGTACAACCTCTACTTCGAGGCGGCCTTTGACACCCCTTTCCAGGCGGATCACGTTACCTTCGATACCCCTTTTGCTGGCAAGTTCGGCGTCTTCACCTGCTTTGACGTGCTGTTCTTCCAGCCCGCCGTCTCGCTGCTCAGAGACCCCGAGGTGAAGCACATCGTGTTCCCGGCCGCCTGGATGAACCAGCTCCCGCTGCTGGCGGCTATTCAGATTCAGAGTGCTTTCGCCATGGCCTTTGGCGTCAACTTCCTGGCTGCCAACATCCACCAGCCGTCCTTGGGCATGACCGGAAGTGGCATACACTCGCCCCTGAAGTCCGTTTGGCACCACGACATGGAACATGTCACGGGCCACCTTATAATTGCCCAGGTAGCCAGAAACCCACAGCGTCTCGTTGGGACAGAGAACGCCACAGATACAGTGGACCCATCCcatagtaaatttttaaaaatcttggcaGGCGACCCATATTGCGAGAGGGATTCTCAGGAAGTCCTCTGTGACGGAGCCACCAGATGGAACATGAACGCTCCTCCCACGTTTCACTCCGAGATGATGTATGACAATTTCACCCTGGTCCCCGTCTGGGAAAAGGAAGGCTCTCTCCGAGTCTGTGCCAACGGCCTCTGCTGTTACTTACTGTACCAGAGGCCCACTTTGTCCGAAGAGCTGTATGCCCTGGGGGTCTTTGATGGCCTTCACACCGTGCACGGCACTTACTATGTGCAAGTCTGCGCCCTGGTCAAGTGTGGGGGTCTCGGCTTTGACACCTGCGGGCAGGAGATCACAGAGGCCACGGGGATGTTTGACTTCCACCTGTGGGGGAACTTCAGCACTCCCTATATCTTCCCTCTGTTACTGACCTCAGGCATGACCCTGGAGACCCCTGACCGGCTCGGCTGGGAGAACGACCACTATTTCCTGAGAAAGAGCAGACTGTCCTCTGGTCTGGTGACAGCAGCCCTATATGGGCGGTTGTATGAGAGGGACTCGGGGGAGTGGGGGCCGGGTGCTGGCCACCGTGTGGATAGCCCTAAACTTACACAGGCCACAGCTCACAGCACTGGGACCACCTCTGCCCATCCTGGGAGCTTTGGGAAGAAATAG